Below is a window of Deltaproteobacteria bacterium DNA.
GCCTCCGCCGCAACACCACGCGCGAATTCGGCAACCTCGGCTATGCTGGCCGCGTTCCCCTCCTCGGGCAGTTTCACCGTGACATTGACGGCGCTGACGCCGCCGTCCCGCGCCAGGAGATTGCCCGCAATCCGCGGATCCGCCAGAGCCGTTGCGCGGAGCCGGCGGCGTTCCTCCGCGTCGCTGAGCTTCGCCGGGTGCACGAGGTCGCGCACGGAGAGCCCGTCCTCGTCCGCCGTCATAAGCGGGAAGTTCGCGATCGAATCGACGCGCGTCGAGTACGGCGTCTGCCACGCACGCTCGGTCAGCCAGACGGCGGCGGCGAGAGATCGTTCCGATGTCGCGTCGCGATCGTCCGGGACAATCATGAAGAGGACATTGTCGCTCTTCTCGTAAGTGCTCTCCAGCGCTTCGAACGCCTGGAGTTCAGGGTTGTCCTCGTTGAAGAACGCCCGGTAGTCCGTGGAGGATTCCAGGAAAAGGACGCCGCTGCCGGCCGCGCCCACCAGTACCAGGGCAACCGCAACGACCAGCCCGCGGGCCGCGACCGCCCATGCCCCCAATCGTGTCGGAAAATCCCGAACTTCGACGCTTGGCTCTTCCGCCGCC
It encodes the following:
- a CDS encoding MMPL family transporter encodes the protein MKGSAAAEEPSVEVRDFPTRLGAWAVAARGLVVAVALVLVGAAGSGVLFLESSTDYRAFFNEDNPELQAFEALESTYEKSDNVLFMIVPDDRDATSERSLAAAVWLTERAWQTPYSTRVDSIANFPLMTADEDGLSVRDLVHPAKLSDAEERRRLRATALADPRIAGNLLARDGGVSAVNVTVKLPEEGNAASIAEVAEFARGVAAEADERFPGIDFRPVGTVIVNQTFTEASVATMGTVLPASLVAMAAILGILTRGFAGVAATGGVVVLSVFAAMGLAGWVGIPFSTATSATPIIVLTLAVANCLHVLVTVQERLGAGDSKHAAVVESIGVNLNPIFLASATTAFGFLTMNFSEVPPYRHLGTLVAIGAGVSFALSVTFLPALLSLL